The following are encoded in a window of Castanea sativa cultivar Marrone di Chiusa Pesio chromosome 5, ASM4071231v1 genomic DNA:
- the LOC142634600 gene encoding putative inactive disease susceptibility protein LOV1 — MSVCLIIRWFGLVEEIYKQVQRNSKLLKAIVKDVEEVAESGRKLDEKLNQLRDTQLKPGATVQLTHPERGWLETTKTVICAVEKCEKIYRRLHENNYFLELFYSGFSAFMEIFSLKAELGSCNSQINDKLWNAPTKICKSVERSRSIVRSLKDRPIEEDKSSSYERGKPTVFIEKKFKHLIAQINPMLVPEEQKEIQYSIQLPLLLLNAFLRDLERHTLESETERAWVKEAEEIICQLQHQIDRKQKTTDLMRWLPFLGKWMMAKTLPKSFENIERLLWYLFLKKYVLDFTFIRTVPSKSVGRAPQQKTKAKIDDKEIVEILDKFQKLLSQEQPKVAFELIDLSEYFNKVHNLLKDAKPFEGTDNSRMAWKEQMNIIFKDAISSLPPSQSHCSKSQKETDPLLKLSGETKLLNKALIWLAISIQIFRIELREETNLVVGLEEDIHEIVSQLTTNSTENLCTLSIVGMEGIGKTTLAKMVFNHGAIKNHFDNRYWVILPCITDDKCVLLKTLGKEVLPTREDGKEIDYSFKEVNDFLKTRKYLLVVDKIPNKETWDTLKEAFRDCTNGSRILLTTREMSIASHADPSCPPYRLRLRSNDESRSLFAQMVRFQSEPSQPDHELSSELKYLKKKVVGRCGGLPLSILNHAHLLSGKEVTTKDLSRVLEHVNPYQRPWSENLGTNEKDLPWRLSQCLSYFGKFPRDSEISKRRLAVLWVAEGLVKESGDKPLKSVAEDYLSELISRNLVQIAERKMIGEARTCVFPSTLRELWLQQHPSSFLEEQVIYYDVEYDAISRHGFGGNNYSPNILRSYRNPHSMVCFDSREGDKPGEDIGNFLKKGIARGQFLKLKVLDLEQVFKPQLPKNIGKLIQLTYLGLRWTYLETLPKSIGNLVNLETLDVKHTYIRKLPSSIWKLHKLQKLYLCDICRTKFEHRSENKCNQPNRIFLRNLHILRGGFVDKDSPLKDALNMMTNLQILELTFRLDLSQQKALANSFVELKQLQKLTLKSIDGISRPHDLHVDHLSCLKYLSYLYLFGKLNDPSKIINITALPQSLTDLTLSASSLSNDPMSQLGKLQNLESLFFYSVSYTGKSMVCSKGGFPKLHVLKFIMLKELEEWHVEEQAMPTLKKLEFRSCKNLKVPSGLIHLKTLREVK; from the coding sequence ATGTCCGTGTGCCTCATTATCAGATGGTTTGGACTAGTGGAGGAAATTTACAAGCAGGTTCAACGGAATTCCAAACTCTTGAAAGCTATCGTAAAAGATGTAGAAGAGGTTGCAGAATCAGGGAGAAAACTAGATGAGAAACTCAATCAACTTCGGGATACTCAACTAAAACCAGGAGCCACTGTTCAACTAACTCATCCTGAGAGAGGCTGGTTGGAGACAACCAAAACAGTGATTTGTGCAGTAGAGAAATGCGAGAAAATCTACAGGAGACTAcatgaaaataattattttctgGAATTGTTTTACTCTGGTTTTAGTGCTTTCATGGAAATTTTTAGCCTCAAGGCTGAATTGGGTTCGTGTAATTCTCAAATAAATGACAAACTTTGGAACGCACCAACAAAAATCTGCAAATCAGTAGAGCGGTCAAGGTCTATTGTTAGAAGCCTGAAAGACAGACCAATAGAGGAAGATAAATCTTCTTCTTATGAACGAGGCAAACCAACTGTCtttattgaaaagaaattcaaacaCCTGATCGCTCAGATTAATCCAATGCTAGTGCCTGAAGAACAAAAGGAAATACAGTACTCAATCCAGTTGCCACTGCTGCTACTGAATGCTTTCTTGCGAGATTTAGAACGGCATACATTGGAAAGTGAAACAGAAAGGGCCTGGGTGAAGGAAGCGGAGGAGATCATTTGCCAACTACAACATCAGATTGACCGCAAACAGAAAACCACAGATCTAATGAGATGGCTTCCGTTTTTAGGTAAGTGGATGATGGCAAAGACTCTTCCAAAAAGCTTTGAGAACATCGAAAGACTGCTCTGGTACCTCTTTTTAAAGAAGTATGTGCTTGATTTCACCTTTATCAGAacagttccatcaaaatctgttggTCGGGCCCCACAACAGAAAACTAAGGCCAAAATCGATGACAAGGAAATTGTAGAAATTCTAGACAAGTTTCAGAAGCTGCTCAGTCAGGAACAACCCAAGGTAGCTTTTGAACTCATCGATCTATCAGAATATTTCAATAAAGTGCACAATCTTCTCAAAGATGCAAAACCATTTGAAGGCACGGACAATTCAAGAATGGCTTGGAAGGAACAAATGAACATCATTTTTAAAGATGCAATTAGTTCTTTGCCACCCTCCCAATCCCACTGCAGCAAAAGTCAAAAGGAGACAGATCCTTTGCTAAAGCTCTCTGGAGAAACTAAGCTATTGAATAAAGCTCTCATTTGGCTTGCCATAAGCATACAGATATTTCGCATTGAACTGAGGGAGGAGACAAACTTGGTGGTCGGCTTGGAAGAAGACATACATGAAATAGTCTCACAACTAACCACCAACAGTACTGAGAATTTGTGCACTCTTTCCATTGTGGGGATGGAGGGCATTGGTAAGACAACTCTAGCAAAGATGGTTTTTAACCATGGAGCTATTAAGAACCATTTTGATAACAGATACTGGGTGATTCTACCTTGTATAACAGATGATAAGTGTGTACTCCTGAAAACATTAGGAAAAGAGGTCCTGCCAACTCGTGAGGATGGGAAGGAAATTGATTACTCATTCAAAGAGGTGAATGACTTCTTGAAGACTAGGAAATACCTTCTAGTTGTGGACAAAATTCCCAACAAGGAAACCTGGGATACTCTAAAAGAAGCATTCCGGGACTGCACAAATGGAAGTAGAATTTTGCTCACCACACGAGAAATGAGTATTGCTTCACATGCTGACCCAAGTTGCCCCCCATACCGTCTTAGACTACGAAGTAATGATGAGAGCCGGAGTTTGTTTGCACAGATGGTGCGCTTTCAGTCTGAACCTTCTCAGCCAGATCATGAACTTTCTTCAGAATtgaaatatctcaaaaaaaaggTTGTAGGAAGATGTGGGGGCTTGCCACTTTCCATCTTAAATCATGCTCATCTATTGTCAGGGAAAGAAGTGACGACCAAGGACTTGTCAAGGGTGCTTGAGCATGTCAATCCTTACCAAAGACCATGGTCAGAAAACTTGGgaacaaatgaaaaagacttGCCTTGGCGTCTAAGTCAATGTCTTTCTTACTTCGGAAAGTTTCCGAGAGACTCAGAAATTTCTAAAAGAAGATTAGCAGTTTTGTGGGTTGCAGAAGGGCTTGTAAAAGAAAGTGGTGATAAGCCACTTAAATCTGTTGCAGAGGATTATTTATCAGAGTTGATAAGCCGCAACTTGGTACAGATTGCGGAGAGAAAGATGATCGGGGAGGCCAGGACATGTGTCTTCCCAAGTACTCTAAGAGAACTCTGGTTGCAACAGCATCCAAGTTCTTTCTTAGAAGAGCAAGTAATTTATTATGATGTTGAATATGATGCCATTTCTCGTCATGGCTTTGGTGGCAACAATTATTCACCAAATATATTGCGAAGCTACAGAAATCCCCATTCCATGGTCTGTTTTGATAGTCGAGAAGGAGATAAACCGGGAGAAGATATTGGTAACTTCCTTAAGAAGGGCATTGCAAGAGGCCAATTCTTAAAGTTGAAGGTGCTTGATCTTGAACAAGTGTTCAAACCTCAGTTGCCAAAGAATATAGGAAAATTAATTCAGTTAACATATCTGGGGTTAAGGTGGACTTACCTAGAGACTCTTCCGAAATCAATTGGCAACTTAGTGAACCTTGAAACATTGGATGTGAAACATACTTATATCCGCAAGCTGCCTAGTTCAATCTGGAAACTGCATAAACTTCAAAAGTTGTACTTGTGCGATATTTGTCGAACCAAATTTGAGCATCGATCTGAAAATAAATGTAATCAACCCAATAGGATATTTCTGCGAAATCTTCATATTTTGCGTGGTGGATTTGTAGATAAGGACAGTCCTCTGAAGGATGCCCTCAATATGATGACTAACCTTCAGATATTGGAGCTAACGTTCCGGTTGGATTTGTCACAGCAAAAAGCATTGGCAAATAGTTTTGTGGAACTAAAGCAACTTCAAAAATTGACGTTAAAATCAATTGATGGAATTAGTCGACCTCATGATCTTCATGTGGATCACTTGTCATGCCTCAAATATCTCTCTTACctatatttgtttggaaaattGAATGATCCATCCAAGATCATAAACATTACTGCACTCCCTCAAAGCCTGACTGACCTTACCTTATCGGCCTCTAGCCTTTCAAATGATCCAATGTCACAGTTAGGAAAGCTTCAAAACCTTGAGTCTCTCTTTTTCTACTCTGTTTCTTATACTGGGAAAAGCATGGTTTGCTCCAAGGGAGGCTTCCCTAAGCTTCATGTTCTGAAATTCATAATGCTTAAGGA